A single genomic interval of Helianthus annuus cultivar XRQ/B chromosome 6, HanXRQr2.0-SUNRISE, whole genome shotgun sequence harbors:
- the LOC110865853 gene encoding putative nuclease HARBI1, with protein sequence MSADIIKPSANYNDDVPAYILNNPRYYPIFKDCIWAIDGTHVRASVRSKDQPKYIGRKGYATQNIMAVCDFNMCFTFVWAGWEGSAHDTRIFNEALRRPELNFPHPMGGKYYVVDAGYPNINGYLAPYKGQSIRYHIPEFRRGQSSAMRAPRGPKETFNYHHSSLRNIIERTFGVWKARWALLRDMHVNYTYEHQVSIVIASMAVHNFIRKTSSFDEAFNTAQQESYIPRGTSNALHEEVPSTNRTNDGCTYMQARRDCIALDIMESRT encoded by the exons ATGAGTGCTGACATCATCAAGCCATCCGCAAACTATAATGATGATGTACCTGCTTATATATTAAATAATCCTCGGTATTATCCAATATTCAAGGATTGCATTTGGGCTATTGATGGGACTCACGTGAGGGCATCAGTTCGATCGAAGGACCAACCGAAATACATTGGTCGAAAAGGATATGCGACACAAAATATAATGGCTGTTTGTGATTTTAACATGTGCTTTACATTCGTATGGGCTGGATGGGAGGGTAGTGCACATGACACCCGAATCTTCAATGAAGCCTTACGGAGGCCGGAGCTTAATTTCCCACATCCAATGGGTG GCAAATATTACGTTGTTGATGCCGGATACCCAAATATTAATGGGTATCTTGCTCCATACAAAGGTCAAAGCATTCGTTATCATATACCAGAATTTCGACGTGGACAGAGTAGTGCTATGCGTGCTCCTCGCGGACCAAAAGAGACATTTAACTATCACCACTCGTCATTGCGGAATATTATTGAGCGGACCTTTGGAGTGTGGAAAGCTAGGTGGGCGTTATTGAGAGATATGCATGTTAATTACACATACGAGCACCAAGTGAGTATTGTGATAGCATCGATGGCGGTCCATAACTTTATTAGAAAGACCAGTAGCTTTGATGAAGCATTTAACACGGCCCAACAAGAATCTTACATTCCTCGTGGTACTAGTAATGCACTTCATGAAGAAGTTCCGTCAACAAATCGTACGAATGATGGTTGTACGTATATGCAAGCGAGAAGAGATTGTATTGCGCTAGATATAATGGAATCACGGACATGA